CCGGTCAATAACATGTATTGATATCTTGCTGATCTGTGTTCTTTTAAGAACTGCTTTCGTAACATTCCATATTTTCCATATGTCGGTTCTTCTTCTCTTAAAACCAGATCCGGCAAATAGTAATCTCCATGCAACGTATAGCTCATTCCATTTTTCTCATCATAAATCTGTTTTTTCATAGTCTAAATCTCCAATCCTTTGTATTTTGTTTTATTTTTCTTACGTTGTTGGTTTTCAATCTGGCTCTTTTGAGTTGCCCATTCCAACTGTTTCAGAACGCTTCCCTTTGGCATTTGCTCCATTCGCCGTTTTTCTTCCAGTGTCCTTTGTTCTTTAATATCCTGCTGCACCACATCCTCTACAGTTTCTGATCCCAAAATACGCACCACTCTGTCATATCTGTCCGAAATCTCTTGTAAACGTTGATTATCATTTAATAATTCCCCATTTTCTTTACGCACATCATCTAACTGCGTTTGGATATCATCACATTTCTCCGTAGATTTTTGATATTTGTTTTTCCAGCTTTCTATCGTTTTATTAAGTTCTACAACCTTTCCAGCTAATGCAGCAATCTGATTCTTCATCTTGATAAACAATGGCTTGATTTTATTTTCTCTGTAAGGTACTGCACGTTCAAATGTTCCTGCCTCCGGTAAAAACGTCTTAATCATTCCATATTCTTTTATTTCTTTACTGGCATTATCCATAATCGGCTGCAGCACATCTCGACGCTCTTCCAGACTTTTTACTTCTTTTTCTGCGTCCTCTGCCCTTTGTTCTGCTTCTTGTTTCTCCCTGATTGCCTGTTCCTTATCGTCTTTTAAAATCTGGATATCTGCTCTGAATTCCGCAATTTGTGCTGTCAGTTCTTCGTTTTCTGCAGTTAGATACTCTTTCTCCTGCTCCAGCTCCTGTACTTCCTTTTTTCGCTCTTTCTTCTTGAAGTTATAAACATCCAAATGTTCCTCATGAGTACCTTTCTGTTCCCATTCAATGCCATGCTGTTTTGCAATCTCTGCCAGGACCTTTTTTTCATGGTTCATCCACTGGTTCAACTCTGTATCATGCTTATTTCCACCTTGAAATCCAAGCCTTTTTAATGCCTGTTTCAACGAAACTCTAGTGTCCATTCCTTTTCCTTTCCAATCAGTCACATAAGGAATAAAATCAATATGTAAATGTGGAGTAGACTCATCCTGATGTAGATAACACCCAAATACCCGTAGCGTTGGATTCCGTTTCTGGAAGTCCTTTACATATTCATCCAGCACTTTTACAGCCAGATCTCCTTCTACTGTTCCGACAGCCATATCTTCTCGATTTCCAATTTGAAAAATCACTTCGTGGAACAACTTCTCTTGTTTTCCCTGCCGAATTTTTTCATAGTAATTT
The sequence above is drawn from the Coprococcus comes ATCC 27758 genome and encodes:
- a CDS encoding plasmid recombination protein, with translation MTLKRTISGMIGTGSLAHNRREFIAENVDSDRVQLNICYQNENLKEVYKELFDEAVERYNIGKRKDRQITNYYEKIRQGKQEKLFHEVIFQIGNREDMAVGTVEGDLAVKVLDEYVKDFQKRNPTLRVFGCYLHQDESTPHLHIDFIPYVTDWKGKGMDTRVSLKQALKRLGFQGGNKHDTELNQWMNHEKKVLAEIAKQHGIEWEQKGTHEEHLDVYNFKKKERKKEVQELEQEKEYLTAENEELTAQIAEFRADIQILKDDKEQAIREKQEAEQRAEDAEKEVKSLEERRDVLQPIMDNASKEIKEYGMIKTFLPEAGTFERAVPYRENKIKPLFIKMKNQIAALAGKVVELNKTIESWKNKYQKSTEKCDDIQTQLDDVRKENGELLNDNQRLQEISDRYDRVVRILGSETVEDVVQQDIKEQRTLEEKRRMEQMPKGSVLKQLEWATQKSQIENQQRKKNKTKYKGLEI